The following are encoded together in the Scomber scombrus chromosome 7, fScoSco1.1, whole genome shotgun sequence genome:
- the LOC133983484 gene encoding potassium voltage-gated channel subfamily S member 2-like — protein sequence MTGQVRGEPVRGAHMDDNAAIRINVGGFKKRLQSDTLSRFPETRLARLLHCQSKESILELCDDYDDTEKEFYFDRNPSLFPYVLNFYNTGRLHVMAELCIFSFSQEIEYWGINEFFIDSCCSSAYHCRKMDQDRDDWEDRSDEGSTTSSFDELLEFYNDATKFDKQMLGSARRRMWLILDNPGYSVASRIISTLSILVVLGSIATMCMNSMSEFSLLDSEGQPTEDPRFETVEHFGIGWFTLELVARFAVAPDLLHFFEHPLNLIDLVSILPFYLTLLINLVAESSPTLANLGRVAQVLRLMRIFRILKLARHSTGLRSLGATLRNSYKEVGLLLLYLAVGVSFFSVMAYTVEKEDSEDLSTIPACWWWATVSMTTVGYGDVVPVSVAGKLTASACILAGILVVVLPITLIFNKFSLFYKRQKQLEIAMRSCDFDEEIKEVPSVNLRNYYAHKVKSLMASLSNMSRSSPSEHSLNESIH from the coding sequence ATGACAGGTCAGGTCCGGGGGGAACCGGTCCGCGGGGCTCACATGGATGACAACGCCGCCATCCGCATCAACGTGGGAGGCTTCAAAAAGCGTCTCCAGTCCGACACTCTCTCCCGGTTCCCCGAGACGAGGCTTGCGCGTCTACTCCACTGTCAGTCCAAAGAGTCCATCCTGGAGCTGTGCGACGACTACGACGATACAGAGAAAGAGTTTTACTTCGACAGGAACCCGTCACTCTTCCCCTACGTGTTGAATTTCTACAACACCGGGCGGCTGCATGTCATGGCCGAGCTGTGCATCTTCTCCTTCAGCCAGGAGATCGAGTACTGGGGCATCAACGAGTTCTTTATTGACTCCTGCTGCAGCAGCGCCTATCACTGTAGGAAGATGGACCAGGACAGGGATGACTGGGAGGACCGGAGTGATGAAGGGAGCACCACTTCATCATTTGACGAGCTGTTGGAGTTCTATAACGACGCCACCAAGTTTGACAAGCAGATGCTCGGGAGCGCACGGAGGCGCATGTGGTTAATTCTGGATAACCCCGGCTACTCCGTGGCCAGCCGCATCatcagcaccctctccatcctGGTGGTGCTCGGCTCAATCGCAACTATGTGCATGAACAGCATGAGCGAGTTCAGCCTGTTGGACAGCGAGGGGCAACCCACAGAGGACCCCCGTTTCGAGACAGTAGAGCACTTTGGCATCGGCTGGTTCACTCTGGAGCTGGTGGCCAGGTTCGCAGTGGCACCGGATTTGCTGCACTTCTTCGAGCACCCGTTAAACTTGATAGACCTGGTGTCCATACTTCCGTTTTACCTGACACTCCTTATAAATCTGGTGGCGGAGAGCAGCCCGACGCTGGCCAATCTGGGACGCGTTGCGCAGGTGTTGAGGCTGATGAGGATTTTCCGCATCCTGAAGCTGGCCCGTCACTCCACAGGGCTGCGCTCTCTGGGGGCCACGCTCAGGAACAGCTACAAAGAAGTGGGCCTGCTGCTTCTCTACCTGGCCGTCGGAGTGTCCTTTTTCTCCGTCATGGCCTACACAGTGGAGAAAGAGGACAGCGAGGATCTCTCCACAATCCCGGCGTGCTGGTGGTGGGCCACCGTCAGTATGACCACTGTCGGGTACGGAGACGTGGTCCCGGTGTCCGTAGCGGGTAAGCTGACTGCCTCGGCGTGCATCCTGGCAGGGATCTTAGTAGTTGTGCTTCCGATTACGCTCATTTTCAATAAATTTTCCCTCTTCTACAAGAGACAAAAACAGCTGGAGATCGCAATGAGAAGCTGCGATTTCGACGAGGAGATAAAAGAGGTGCCCTCAGTCAACCTGAGGAACTATTACGCACACAAAGTCAAATCCCTCATGGCGAGCCTGTCAAACATGAGTCGGAGTTCACCTAGTGAACACAGTCTGAATGAGTCAATACACTGA